Proteins from a genomic interval of Flammeovirgaceae bacterium SG7u.111:
- a CDS encoding alginate lyase family protein produces MTRQIILVLLLLSSGIIHAQVQESIGKADFSDWEGISKVKKGEASFKSDQAISYRYPDGEHTYKGFKAIYGHASDWSKYAGLAFDIYLKNESTASLEVTFKVAEQDADAVNPVSTAKLQIAGAGWQSVYIPWELFDLAEGHKLATLQAVKELEIRAQSAQKLFFKIKNVNVTKSELVYVNAPIRGKSIAGGGKVEYEVEVGNTTSQQQNVQLHFAKYGWESMEAMVAPAVIELQPLEVKKCKVVVDVPAKLPEGVRENQVLKAIPNGKGSAAATLEFTTAVAVPFPNIFFTAGEWQKVRDKMEKYEWAKEQAKEYEEKAQRWNVPEVAKTLPTRDHQFGQHLYSERDANNMFNCAIAYQLTGKKEYAEKCVLFLKRLSNPENGYPTTLRAGGANFVKEGGFFQNVARGHDMIKDAGLLTAEDEQQIENTFRLYIDVAITQNSAGAIGNWDLSELSGAFYCALSIQDLHLAEYILNMPAGIYQQLAQGVLNDGWWHECAVGYNLWCSRMFSQVAIALQPWGINFKDKLLPLGTRPNHSLLPRRNRPGLWGMNFMKWGTLNNNSIGIKDMWDAPLDFLDYRGVMFAVNDATEALVTGADYELAYYLYRDPEYAAIIQRGDKRDLLYGVPELPEATSEKTSKSAYADNMGIVQLRSQKQGREQREQIQAVLHYGTHGGGHGHYDRTQLISMMRYGRSFYNPEMYWYGYHTYLYKFLVQASVNKNMVVVDQKMQEPAESFRKLFYTGELMQATVVESEARWMNPPYMGMVYGGKPVTVQEKAWSENRSLFIPDDHPPYGEITGYTDPIMQRRLMVMMDDYIVLADYLQSDSVRTYDWLMQIKGFKELSADKKEFIRHDNQWNTDPLGAAQFTTDCDWYTTTGTAKSTFEMCFGEGCDNAGARMRQNEDGPLKIDVFNAWPTQNEIMVGTTPESFGVNKRVWFSIEADNQTLLNDSTGAWVLGAKNIELDITGKKELVLTTKVDKSRNNTIFWGNAKLVLKDGSEVFVSSLSVKYKNMLQPTSAGVDYYGGPVKIEGELMGNSIPGMPENTQKEATAIIDLSGVEAVAFKAKLGGDFPLGNEASRRKTLAVRSNGKEARYLSVIEPYESGSVIKSVKAKSANELVVELKDGRVQELKISDLEGDGENIKASVTELKDGEVIRQEKTFGQ; encoded by the coding sequence ATGACTAGACAAATTATCCTTGTATTACTATTACTCAGTTCGGGTATTATCCATGCCCAAGTACAAGAGAGTATTGGGAAAGCCGATTTTTCCGATTGGGAGGGCATTTCCAAAGTGAAAAAAGGGGAGGCTTCTTTTAAAAGTGACCAGGCCATTTCCTACAGATACCCCGATGGCGAGCACACGTACAAAGGGTTCAAAGCCATTTACGGACATGCTTCCGATTGGAGCAAATATGCAGGACTGGCTTTTGATATTTACCTCAAAAATGAATCTACTGCATCGTTGGAAGTTACATTTAAAGTTGCTGAACAGGATGCCGATGCCGTAAACCCTGTAAGCACGGCCAAGTTGCAAATAGCAGGTGCAGGTTGGCAGTCTGTCTATATTCCATGGGAGTTGTTTGATCTGGCAGAGGGACATAAATTGGCAACTCTTCAAGCTGTTAAAGAATTAGAGATTAGAGCTCAATCAGCACAAAAGTTATTTTTTAAAATCAAAAATGTTAACGTTACCAAGAGCGAGTTAGTTTATGTAAATGCACCCATTCGGGGGAAATCAATTGCTGGAGGTGGGAAAGTTGAATACGAAGTTGAAGTGGGGAATACTACTTCTCAACAGCAAAACGTTCAGTTGCATTTTGCAAAATACGGTTGGGAATCGATGGAAGCCATGGTTGCGCCCGCTGTCATTGAGCTTCAGCCTTTGGAGGTGAAAAAGTGTAAAGTTGTGGTGGATGTCCCAGCAAAATTACCCGAAGGTGTTCGCGAAAATCAAGTATTAAAAGCCATCCCCAATGGAAAAGGCTCTGCTGCTGCTACGCTCGAATTTACCACTGCCGTTGCAGTCCCTTTCCCCAATATCTTTTTTACAGCCGGAGAATGGCAAAAAGTGAGAGATAAAATGGAAAAGTACGAATGGGCGAAAGAGCAGGCTAAGGAATACGAAGAAAAAGCCCAGCGATGGAATGTTCCTGAAGTTGCTAAAACCCTGCCAACACGCGATCATCAGTTTGGACAGCACCTCTATAGCGAACGAGATGCAAACAACATGTTCAACTGTGCAATAGCCTATCAGTTAACAGGTAAAAAAGAGTATGCAGAGAAATGTGTGTTGTTTTTGAAAAGACTTTCCAATCCTGAAAATGGCTATCCAACGACCTTGCGTGCAGGCGGAGCTAATTTTGTGAAAGAGGGAGGCTTTTTTCAAAATGTAGCCAGAGGGCATGACATGATCAAAGATGCTGGTTTGTTGACAGCAGAAGATGAACAGCAGATCGAAAATACATTTCGTCTGTACATAGACGTGGCGATAACACAGAACAGTGCTGGGGCAATTGGCAATTGGGACTTGAGCGAATTGTCTGGAGCATTTTACTGCGCCCTTTCTATTCAGGATTTGCACTTGGCAGAATATATTTTGAACATGCCGGCAGGAATTTACCAGCAGTTGGCGCAAGGTGTGTTGAACGATGGCTGGTGGCATGAATGTGCGGTTGGCTACAACTTGTGGTGTTCACGGATGTTCTCCCAAGTTGCCATTGCGCTCCAGCCTTGGGGAATAAACTTTAAAGACAAACTATTGCCCTTGGGCACTAGGCCTAATCACTCGCTGTTGCCCCGCAGAAACCGGCCTGGCTTGTGGGGAATGAATTTTATGAAATGGGGAACGCTGAACAACAACAGCATTGGCATTAAAGACATGTGGGATGCTCCGCTAGATTTCCTTGATTACCGAGGTGTAATGTTTGCAGTGAACGATGCTACCGAAGCCCTAGTGACTGGTGCCGATTACGAATTGGCTTATTACCTGTACCGAGACCCAGAATATGCCGCCATTATCCAACGAGGGGATAAGCGGGATTTGCTCTATGGCGTACCCGAATTACCAGAGGCAACCTCTGAAAAAACCAGCAAATCTGCTTATGCCGATAACATGGGAATTGTACAATTGCGCTCTCAAAAACAAGGAAGGGAGCAGCGTGAACAAATCCAGGCGGTATTGCATTATGGAACTCATGGAGGAGGGCACGGGCATTACGACCGTACCCAGCTGATCAGCATGATGCGTTACGGTCGTAGTTTCTACAATCCCGAAATGTATTGGTACGGTTATCATACGTATTTGTACAAATTTCTGGTACAGGCTTCTGTCAATAAAAACATGGTAGTGGTCGATCAGAAAATGCAAGAACCTGCGGAAAGCTTCAGGAAGCTGTTTTATACCGGGGAACTCATGCAAGCTACGGTAGTGGAATCGGAAGCCCGCTGGATGAATCCGCCGTACATGGGCATGGTGTACGGGGGCAAACCCGTGACCGTTCAGGAAAAAGCATGGTCGGAAAACCGTAGCTTATTTATACCCGATGACCACCCTCCATATGGAGAGATTACGGGATACACTGATCCTATCATGCAGCGTCGCTTAATGGTAATGATGGATGATTACATCGTGTTGGCAGATTACCTCCAATCGGACAGCGTGCGCACCTACGACTGGCTGATGCAGATAAAAGGTTTCAAAGAATTGAGTGCTGATAAAAAAGAATTTATACGCCACGATAATCAATGGAATACCGATCCGTTGGGAGCTGCGCAGTTCACTACCGATTGCGATTGGTACACAACTACTGGAACTGCAAAGTCAACATTCGAAATGTGCTTTGGCGAAGGATGTGACAATGCGGGGGCTCGCATGAGGCAAAACGAGGACGGCCCGCTTAAAATTGACGTGTTTAACGCTTGGCCAACCCAAAATGAAATAATGGTAGGGACTACTCCCGAATCTTTTGGTGTAAATAAAAGGGTTTGGTTCAGTATCGAAGCCGATAATCAGACACTACTAAATGACAGCACAGGTGCTTGGGTGTTAGGGGCAAAAAATATTGAACTAGACATCACAGGTAAAAAAGAACTGGTTTTGACTACGAAAGTGGATAAATCTAGAAACAATACCATTTTTTGGGGCAATGCCAAACTGGTGTTGAAAGATGGCTCAGAGGTATTTGTTTCATCGCTTTCTGTGAAGTATAAAAATATGCTTCAGCCGACTTCTGCGGGGGTGGATTATTACGGAGGCCCCGTGAAAATTGAAGGGGAATTAATGGGGAATTCTATTCCGGGAATGCCTGAAAACACCCAAAAAGAAGCCACGGCGATTATTGACCTATCGGGTGTGGAAGCGGTGGCTTTCAAAGCTAAGCTTGGAGGCGATTTCCCTTTGGGCAACGAAGCGTCGAGAAGGAAGACGCTGGCTGTGCGGTCAAACGGAAAAGAGGCGAGGTACCTGTCGGTAATTGAGCCTTATGAAAGTGGATCGGTGATCAAATCGGTGAAAGCGAAAAGTGCCAATGAGCTGGTGGTGGAGCTAAAAGATGGTCGGGTGCAGGAATTGAAAATCAGTGACTTGGAGGGAGATGGAGAAAATATAAAAGCGTCGGTGACAGAGCTGAAGGATGGAGAAGTTATTCGACAAGAGAAAACCTTTGGCCAATAG